In the genome of Aspergillus flavus chromosome 8, complete sequence, one region contains:
- a CDS encoding ATP synthase E chain-domain-containing protein, with translation MATAQGVNVLRYSALVAGLFYGAYHQSSITASAKRAEADREYARQERLIQQAKAEWKKKTAPKDTQNNGIITDPEDSRFDLEAYLKMKAGEN, from the exons ATGGCTACCGCACAAGGTGTCAAC GTCCTTCGCTACTCGGCTCTCGTAGCCGGTCTCTTCTACGGTGCCTACCACCAATCCTCAATCACCGCCAGCGCGAAGCGTGCCGAAGCCGACCGTGAATACGCCCGCCAGGAACGCCTGATTCAGCAGGCCAAGGCcgaatggaagaagaagacagcaCCCAAGGACACACAGAACAACGGAA TCATCACGGATCCCGAGGACAGCCGGTTCGACCTTGAGGCCTACCTGAAGATGAAGGCCGGGGAGAACTAG